Proteins found in one Cataglyphis hispanica isolate Lineage 1 chromosome 15, ULB_Chis1_1.0, whole genome shotgun sequence genomic segment:
- the LOC126855086 gene encoding protein slowmo: MKIWTSEHIFDHPWETVAQAAWRKYPNPMVPSVIGADVIDRKVVDGVLHTHRLVVSTQWGFPKWTQALIGYANLCYASERSEVDPVNREMILRTHNLTFGNYIAVDEAVRYTPHPTDPNKTLLTQEAVVTVRGVPLTNYMEDLLASKISFNASKGRQGLEWVINKLESEMKEFA; the protein is encoded by the exons ATGAAAATCTGGACGTCCGAACATATCTTCGA TCATCCATGGGAAACGGTAGCGCAAGCTGCATGGAGGAAATACCCGAATCCTATGGTACCCTCGGTAATCGGGGCGGACGTCATCGACAGAAAAGTAGTCGACGGTGTTCTTCATACCCACAGGCTCGTTGTATCTACTCAATGGGGATTTCCTAAATGGACGCAAGCG ttaatTGGCTACGCGAACTTGTGTTACGCCAGCGAGCGCAGCGAGGTCGATCCTGTGAATAGAGAAATGATCCTCAGGACGCATAAT TTAACTTTCGGCAATTATATCGCCGTAGATGAAGCAGTCAGATATACACCCCATCCGACTGATCCCAACAAGACGTTACTCACGCAAGAAGCGGTAGTCACCGTCCGAGGAGTACCACTAACCAACTACATGGAGGACCTTTTAGCttcgaaaatttctttcaatgcGAGCAAA GGTCGACAAGGGTTGGAATGGGTGATCAACAAACTCGAATCCGAGATGAAGGAGTTCGCCTGA
- the LOC126855058 gene encoding ATPase WRNIP1-like isoform X1, which translates to MEGNYMEGKFKRSFPFEKNCVINNKIKKIKVHTNQMPNNMEKVSQHNFIKHSKVQSSEEDRKLDKEHVSLVEKMMPTNAAAYVGQKQILGPGTVLGYLLEKGEISSMIFWGPPGCGKTSLTNVIACLSKEIAGDNVHIVKLSANNSGVKNIRDAVITAKNKSRFGCKTIVFMDDIHCFNKLQQDIFLPHVEAGTFTLIGCTTENPSYSLNPALLSRCRVFVLNKLTECDITEILHKAIDYINGTKLNTQEKTEMNRKQLQSHSNLKFCIDNDTIQWLVEACDGDARVALNTLELAVLAKKTDRLKTCNNNIILKDIKENLIKAHVLSEKETSQSHHMYSALHKSIRAGKANASLYWMARIMAVKEDPVNIARRLVRISSEDIGLADPDALGVAVDTMYGCQMIGMPECDVLLGQCAVYLAKAPKSRSVYNALKAAENIILKYKDSQPAVPLHKRPRHCRTRKSTNDVRHYVTRQPLADTSVHAV; encoded by the exons ATGGAAGGAAATTATATGgaaggaaaatttaaaagatcatttccttttgaaaaaaactgtgtgataaacaataaaataaaaaaaattaaagtgcaTACCAATCAAATGCCAAATAATATGGAAAAGGTATctcaacataattttataaaacattccAAAGTACAATCCTCGGAGGAAGATAGGAAACTAGATAAGGAACATGTTTCGCTTGTTGAAAAAATGATGCCGACAAATGCTGCAGCTTATGTAGGACAAAAACAAATTCTTGGTCCAGGCACTGTCTTGGGCTACTTACTGGAAAAGGGAGAAATTTCCAGTATGATATTTTGGGGTCCACCTGGATGTGGAAag acgTCCTTAACCAATGTAATAGCATGTTTAAGTAAAGAAATAGCAGGTGATAATGTGcacattgtaaaattatctGCAAACAATTCtggcgtaaaaaatataagagatgCTGTTATCACAGCAAAGAACAAATCCAGATTTGGATGCAAAACTATTGTCTTTATGGATGATATTCATTGTTTTAACAAGCTTcagcaagatatatttttgccgCATGTAGAGGCAGGGACATTCACTTTAATTGGGTGTACTACCGAAAATCCATCCTACAGCTTGAATCCAGCTTTGTTAAGCCGCTGTCGTGTGTTTgtgctaaataaattaacagaaTGTGATATAACAGAAATTCTTCATAAGGCAATAGACTACATAAATGGAACCAAACTCAATACACAAGAAAAAACTGAAATGAATAGAAAGCAGTTACAATCCCAttcaaatcttaaattttgtatCGATAATGATACAATACAATGGTTAGTAGAAGCATGTGATGGTGATGCACGTGTAGCTCTGAATACTTTAGAATTAGCAGTGCTTGCAAAAAAAACCGATAGATTAaaaacatgtaataataatattattcttaaagatattaaagagaatttaataaaagcacATGTGCTTTCTGAAAAAGAAACCAGTCAGAGCCATCACATGTATTCTGCTCTTCATAAATCAATAAGAGCTGGTAAAGCAAATGCTTCCCTATATTGGATGGCTAGAATTATGGCAGTTAAAGAAGATCCAGTAAACATTGCGAGACGGTTAGTTAGAATATCTAGTGAGGATATCGGTCTAGCTGATCCAGATGCTTTag gtGTAGCTGTTGACACAATGTATGGATGTCAAATGATTGGTATGCCAGAATGTGATGTACTTTTGGGACAATGTGCAGTTTATTTAGCGAAAGCACCAAAGTCTCGATCAGTATATAATGCGTTAAAAGCAGCTGAgaacattattttgaaatacaaaGACTCTCAGCCTGCTGTGCCATTACACAAAAGAC CGCGCCATTGTCGCACACGCAAATCGACCAATGACGTTAGGCACTACGTAACGCGTCAGCCATTGGCTGATACCTCAGTTCACGCTGTTTAG
- the LOC126855058 gene encoding ATPase WRNIP1-like isoform X2 → MEGNYMEGKFKRSFPFEKNCVINNKIKKIKVHTNQMPNNMEKVSQHNFIKHSKVQSSEEDRKLDKEHVSLVEKMMPTNAAAYVGQKQILGPGTVLGYLLEKGEISSMIFWGPPGCGKTSLTNVIACLSKEIAGDNVHIVKLSANNSGVKNIRDAVITAKNKSRFGCKTIVFMDDIHCFNKLQQDIFLPHVEAGTFTLIGCTTENPSYSLNPALLSRCRVFVLNKLTECDITEILHKAIDYINGTKLNTQEKTEMNRKQLQSHSNLKFCIDNDTIQWLVEACDGDARVALNTLELAVLAKKTDRLKTCNNNIILKDIKENLIKAHVLSEKETSQSHHMYSALHKSIRAGKANASLYWMARIMAVKEDPVNIARRLVRISSEDIGLADPDALGVAVDTMYGCQMIGMPECDVLLGQCAVYLAKAPKSRSVYNALKAAENIILKYKDSQPAVPLHKRHIDCLPTELQHINFFQEKEHINI, encoded by the exons ATGGAAGGAAATTATATGgaaggaaaatttaaaagatcatttccttttgaaaaaaactgtgtgataaacaataaaataaaaaaaattaaagtgcaTACCAATCAAATGCCAAATAATATGGAAAAGGTATctcaacataattttataaaacattccAAAGTACAATCCTCGGAGGAAGATAGGAAACTAGATAAGGAACATGTTTCGCTTGTTGAAAAAATGATGCCGACAAATGCTGCAGCTTATGTAGGACAAAAACAAATTCTTGGTCCAGGCACTGTCTTGGGCTACTTACTGGAAAAGGGAGAAATTTCCAGTATGATATTTTGGGGTCCACCTGGATGTGGAAag acgTCCTTAACCAATGTAATAGCATGTTTAAGTAAAGAAATAGCAGGTGATAATGTGcacattgtaaaattatctGCAAACAATTCtggcgtaaaaaatataagagatgCTGTTATCACAGCAAAGAACAAATCCAGATTTGGATGCAAAACTATTGTCTTTATGGATGATATTCATTGTTTTAACAAGCTTcagcaagatatatttttgccgCATGTAGAGGCAGGGACATTCACTTTAATTGGGTGTACTACCGAAAATCCATCCTACAGCTTGAATCCAGCTTTGTTAAGCCGCTGTCGTGTGTTTgtgctaaataaattaacagaaTGTGATATAACAGAAATTCTTCATAAGGCAATAGACTACATAAATGGAACCAAACTCAATACACAAGAAAAAACTGAAATGAATAGAAAGCAGTTACAATCCCAttcaaatcttaaattttgtatCGATAATGATACAATACAATGGTTAGTAGAAGCATGTGATGGTGATGCACGTGTAGCTCTGAATACTTTAGAATTAGCAGTGCTTGCAAAAAAAACCGATAGATTAaaaacatgtaataataatattattcttaaagatattaaagagaatttaataaaagcacATGTGCTTTCTGAAAAAGAAACCAGTCAGAGCCATCACATGTATTCTGCTCTTCATAAATCAATAAGAGCTGGTAAAGCAAATGCTTCCCTATATTGGATGGCTAGAATTATGGCAGTTAAAGAAGATCCAGTAAACATTGCGAGACGGTTAGTTAGAATATCTAGTGAGGATATCGGTCTAGCTGATCCAGATGCTTTag gtGTAGCTGTTGACACAATGTATGGATGTCAAATGATTGGTATGCCAGAATGTGATGTACTTTTGGGACAATGTGCAGTTTATTTAGCGAAAGCACCAAAGTCTCGATCAGTATATAATGCGTTAAAAGCAGCTGAgaacattattttgaaatacaaaGACTCTCAGCCTGCTGTGCCATTACACAAAAGAC atATTGATTGTTTACCTACAGAATTACAacacatcaatttttttcaagaaaaagagcatataaatatttaa
- the LOC126855052 gene encoding uncharacterized protein LOC126855052, with translation MASGKEQYRLEQEAFVSNHGGTTPQEVIFTLLPNVCGILLTTTTLGVLRKYIHKNVRVVIEFLLIVIPTILCCTVLSEHIGSVCIVMITISALNIMLLGSKGTHFSNLDMRPVIGKRPFITNFRALTNIITAICILAVDFRIFPRKFAKTEVFGYSLMDTGVGLFILANALVAPEARDFSTYRQAGFQETLMKNIKNCFRSCVPLLMLGFGRFVAVEHIGYQKHVTEYGIHWNFFITLAVVKLFTSMITSTISSKYSLFSGVWILGMHEYIMSTKGLKTWVLRDSPRDDFFSANREGLVSVPGYVGLYFIGVAVGRLIHSTYQNSHTKLNMNISVKLYGFEFEASYNESMLLCIKLSLISAQACIATLLYDSYSKISRRLANAGYCMWILTLTTTLLTQLLLVEIVLDITNYAASEPCNDSKTKKLSKNLRLNLKKNIESDKKENKECVVKRSLEICDAVNYNGLFFFLLSNVLTGLVNMLVYTLYAKQLVAVLILIIYMAISIFSTLILYRLQISIKL, from the coding sequence ATGGCGTCGGGCAAGGAACAATATCGACTTGAACAAGAAGCGTTTGTTTCTAATCATGGAGGTACGACACCGCAAGAGGTAATTTTCACGCTTTTACCGAACGTTTGCGGCATCTTATTGACAACGACGACTTTGGGAGTCCTTAGGAAATACATCCACAAGAATGTAAGAGTTGTCAtagaatttctattaattgttATCCCGACTATTTTGTGCTGTACCGTACTATCGGAACACATCGGTAGTGTATGTATCGTAATGATAACTATCtctgcattaaatataatgttgttAGGAAGTAAGGGCAcccatttttctaatttagatATGCGGCCGGTTATCGGTAAAAGGCCTTTTATAACAAACTTTCGCGCATtaactaatattataacagCGATTTGTATATTAGCTGTCGACTTTCGAATCTTTCCACGAAAGTTTGCCAAGACAGAAGTGTTTGGGTATAGTTTAATGGATACAGGTGTCGGGCTTTTTATATTAGCCAATGCTTTAGTTGCACCAGAAGCTCGAGACTTTTCCACTTATCGCCAAGCGGGATTTCAAGAGActctaatgaaaaatataaaaaattgtttccgaAGCTGTGTACCTCTTTTGATGTTAGGTTTTGGGCGTTTTGTAGCAGTCGAGCATATAGGATATCAGAAGCATGTCACTGAATATGGCATTCATTGGAATTTCTTTATAACTTTAGCTGTTGTTAAGTTATTTACTAGTATGATTACCAGTACGATTAGCTCAAAGTATTCGCTATTCTCAGGTGTTTGGATATTGGGTATGCATGAGTATATTATGAGCACAAAAGGTTTAAAGACATGGGTTTTAAGAGACAGTCCAAGAGATGATTTTTTCTCTGCCAATCGAGAGGGCTTAGTTTCTGTACCCGGTTATGTCGGTCTGTATTTTATTGGTGTAGCTGTTGGAAGATTAATCCATTCCACATACCAAAATTCACATACAAAattgaatatgaatatttctgtaaaattatatggTTTTGAATTTGAAGCAAGTTACAATGAGTCCATGTTGTTatgcattaaattatctttgataTCTGCACAAGCTTGTATCgcaacattattatatgattcatACTCAAAGATTTCAAGAAGATTAGCCAATGCTGGATATTGTATGTGGATATTGACTTTGACAACTACACTACTTACTCAGTTATTACTTGTAGAAATTGTGTTAGATATAACTAATTATGCAGCAAGTGAACCATGCAATGAtagcaaaacaaaaaaattaagtaaaaacttgcgattaaatttaaagaaaaatattgagagtgataagaaagaaaataaagaatgtgTAGTTAAGAGATCTTTGGAAATTTGTGATGCTGTAAATTACAATGGTCtgtttttcttccttcttagTAATGTTTTGACTGGTCTTGTCAATATGTTGGTGTACACATTATATGCAAAACAATTGGTagctgtattaatattaattatatatatggctataagtatattttctacattaattctttacagattacaaatatcaattaaattgtga
- the LOC126855046 gene encoding EGF domain-specific O-linked N-acetylglucosamine transferase, which translates to MRTLFAAHPVSLVLVFTVTVIGGNYTDINLPHAHVKYYFNSFPMEAEKCRNDAACPYKDNLDTEACWGYEQGCKMENSFSIPHCPGDHKGWVATKKAQLDTYYAQGDFGYVRDQRKEMMLLCEPLFVDDSSLECSEHMRFCRARNVMLNFTDLLNRKEPIRYKMDVLKEGQIGGYCTLNERRMQENANHLSPLQSWGPELRNFRKLHRRPIIHGDCDIVIEKPTFIMKIDAILNMYHHFCDFFNLYASLHVNLSHPSVFDTDTHIMIWESYSYRSAFQDTFEAFTRNPLWDLKTFRGKTVCFKNVVFPLLPRMIFGLYYNTPLIYGCEKSGLFKAFSDHILHRLQIPLHQRNDRKIRVTLLSRETQYRKILNENELVKALKENPEYKVKKVVYNKNVPFKKQLEITRNSDIFIGIHGAGLTHLMFLPDWAAVFEIYNCEDPNCYKDLARLRGVKYFTWEDTLKLVQQDPGTHPDGGAHAKFTNYSFDVKEFLRIVSLARNHVKRHNAFNKFINNFHSKIQNNTKTMDNKESIQSTNAKESIRLQEKSNILSKDEL; encoded by the exons atgagGACGTTGTTCGCGGCTCATCCTGTGTCGCTAGTGCTCGTATTCACGGTCACTGTCATTGGCGGCAATTACACAGATATCAATCTGCCGCACGCGCacgtcaaatattattttaactcttTTCCCATGGAAGCAGAAAAATGCCGCAATGACGCGGCCTGTCCTTATAAG GACAATCTCGACACAGAAGCCTGTTGGGGCTACGAGCAAGGCTGCAAAatggaaaattctttttctattccACACTGTCCAGGAGATCACAAAGGATGGGTCGCTACAAAAAAAGCACAATTAGATACGTATTACGCACAAGGTGATTTCGGATACGTGCGCGACCAAAGGAAAGAGATGATGTTATTATGCGAGCCATTATTCGTG gacgATTCATCCTTGGAATGTTCAGAGCATATGAGGTTTTGCAGAGCGAGAAATGTAATGCTAAATTTCACGGATTTGCTGAATCGCAAGGAACCTATACGATATAAAATGGACGTTTTAAAAGAAGGACAAATTGGCGGCTATTGCAC GCTGAACGAAAGGAGAATGCAGGAAAATGCAAACCATTTGAGCCCCTTGCAATCCTGGGGACCAGAATTacgaaattttcgaaaattgcaTCGTCGGCCAATCATTCACGGTGATTGCGATATTGTCATAGAAAAACCGACCTTCATTATGAAGATAGATGCCA tattaaatatgtatcatcATTTTTGTGATTTCTTCAACCTGTACGCATCATTGCACGTGAATCTCTCGCACCCATCCGTCTTCGACACAGATACTCATATAATGATATGGGAAAGTTATAG TTACCGATCAGCATTCCAAGATACTTTCGAAGCATTCACAAGAAATCCATTGTGGGATCTAAAAACATTTAGAGGCAAGACAGTATGTTTCAAGAATGTGGTGTTTCCCTTATTGCCACGAATGATATTTGGATTGTATTACAATACTCCGTTAATATATGGCTGTGAAAAATCCGGATTATTCAAAGCTTTCAGCGATCATATTCTACATCGACTTCAAATACCTCTTCATCAAAGGAACGATCGCAAAATCCGCGTCACATTGCTAAGTAGAGAAACTCAATACAGAAAAATCTTAAACGAAAACGAATTAGTAAAAGCTTTGAAAGAGAACCCGGAATATAAAGTCAAAAAG GtagtatacaataaaaatgtgcCATTTAAAAAACAGCTGGAAATCACTAGAAATTCTGACATTTTTATTGGCATTCATGGGGCCGGATTGACGCATTTAATGTTTCTACCCGATTGGGCAGCGGtatttgaaat ATATAATTGCGAAGATCCTAATTGTTACAAGGATCTTGCACGATTGAGAggcgtgaaatattttacatgggaagatacattaaaattagtaCAGCAGGATCca ggAACGCATCCCGACGGTGGAGCTCATGCTAAATTTACAAACTATAGTTTTGATGTTAAAGAATTCCTGAGAATCGTATCGCTTGCAAGAAATCACGTAAAACGCCATAACGCGTTTAACaagtttatcaataattttcacagtaaaatacaaaataatactaaGACGATGGATAATAAAGAATCGATACAGTCTACTAACGCAAAAGAATCGATTCGGTTGCAAGAAAAGTCGAACATATTATCCAAAGACGAATTGTGA